A region from the Vicia villosa cultivar HV-30 ecotype Madison, WI linkage group LG3, Vvil1.0, whole genome shotgun sequence genome encodes:
- the LOC131654925 gene encoding uncharacterized protein LOC131654925: MLLQNPRSLIWRIFRINVSIRSRSSFLPTKRIKNLEKVYDDFVCGAKNLRFRVKRYVRMPTSVFQTNTGKSPCGTRRLETKNIPKMTMIFDMMNSLQNDYYHPIKKLLLS, encoded by the exons ATGCTACTGCAAAACCCACGAAGCCTGATTTGGAGGATTTTCAGGATCAATGTATCCATAAGATCACGATCATCTTTTCTTCCAACCAAGcgaatcaaaaatctggaaaagG TTTATGATGATTTTGTTTGTGGTGCCAAGAATTTGCGCTTTAGAGTGAAGAGATATGTTAGGATGCCAACTAGTGTTTTTCAAACCAATACTGGAAAGTCTCCTTGTGGAACGAGAAG GTTAGAAACGAAGAATATTCCCAAGATGACAATGATTTTTGATATGATGAACAGTCTTCAAAATGATTATTATCAtcccataaaaaaattattattatcatgA